In Bacteriovorax stolpii, a single genomic region encodes these proteins:
- a CDS encoding condensation domain-containing protein, with translation MVLKNRLPLNSLEKFMLAHESETIAYNSQIIVEFDGTLDPLFFKQILKQAVNDIPWLRTKTTQGVFGWSRSVISADDVNLNLALKISDHPVSVSEIDNFCSQKFDLENAHTFTFLISPLPGNRHQLIFNVHHTLCDAAGQFLIMEEIFRLMNNMPVREEAKKMETFRYRHLWTLMGAKWFIGKLWENRKSLKSQRQYKMASLVDHPESSGRQVSSLTFDLSEDQRQSLRELSKSAQASLTEYIAFNAFSAYDLTLRERGDMKTPIMAYLPKTLRPLLRIRYSFQNILSTVVVVGKRDEIHQPKFLSKIKHIIQSHKMDQAAKFIFNTLLPCALIPTKKLQTFFKKIDSDPENLTCSMLISAGKVPRSYTFPQEWKNIRIWARGTMLKSPGVGIIYTGTNDCETITIEYVKGLTDLATVESLKKNLLMILSSKPEEKETTNQLKIQLIPKSQEHLAPQEAILQ, from the coding sequence ATGGTACTAAAAAACCGCCTCCCATTAAATAGCTTAGAAAAGTTCATGCTCGCGCACGAATCGGAGACAATTGCCTACAATAGCCAGATCATCGTTGAATTTGACGGCACTTTAGACCCCCTCTTTTTTAAGCAGATCCTTAAACAAGCGGTGAATGATATCCCATGGCTTAGAACAAAAACCACTCAAGGGGTTTTTGGCTGGAGCCGCTCAGTTATCAGTGCCGATGATGTTAATTTAAACCTGGCACTTAAAATCAGCGATCACCCAGTATCAGTTTCTGAGATTGACAATTTCTGTTCACAGAAATTTGACTTAGAAAACGCACATACATTTACTTTTTTAATTTCACCACTGCCAGGCAATCGCCACCAGTTAATTTTTAATGTTCACCATACTCTTTGCGATGCTGCCGGACAATTCTTAATCATGGAAGAAATCTTTAGATTAATGAATAACATGCCCGTTCGCGAAGAAGCAAAAAAGATGGAGACCTTTCGTTACCGCCACCTATGGACGCTGATGGGAGCGAAATGGTTTATCGGCAAACTTTGGGAAAATAGAAAGTCTCTTAAGAGCCAGCGCCAATACAAAATGGCCTCTCTTGTTGATCATCCTGAATCATCAGGACGCCAGGTTTCTTCTCTTACTTTCGATTTAAGCGAAGATCAAAGACAATCTCTGCGCGAACTCTCTAAGAGCGCTCAGGCCAGCCTGACAGAGTATATTGCTTTTAATGCATTTAGCGCATACGACCTGACTTTACGCGAGCGTGGAGACATGAAGACGCCTATCATGGCCTATCTTCCAAAGACACTTCGTCCCCTATTGCGTATTCGCTACTCATTCCAGAACATTCTTTCAACAGTTGTAGTTGTAGGAAAGCGCGATGAAATTCATCAGCCAAAATTTCTATCTAAAATTAAGCATATTATCCAATCACATAAAATGGATCAGGCCGCGAAGTTTATCTTCAACACACTTCTTCCATGTGCTTTGATACCAACTAAAAAATTACAAACTTTTTTTAAGAAGATCGATAGCGATCCAGAAAACCTGACTTGCTCAATGCTTATTAGCGCCGGAAAAGTTCCAAGGTCATACACTTTCCCTCAAGAGTGGAAAAATATTAGGATTTGGGCAAGAGGAACAATGTTAAAGTCTCCAGGTGTCGGAATTATTTATACTGGAACAAATGACTGCGAGACCATTACTATTGAATATGTCAAAGGACTAACCGATCTAGCGACAGTAGAATCGTTAAAAAAGAATTTACTTATGATTCTGTCTTCAAAACCTGAAGAAAAAGAAACAACTAACCAGCTCAAGATTCAATTAATTCCTAAATCACAGGAACATCTGGCTCCACAAGAAGCAATTCTTCAGTAA
- a CDS encoding AraC family transcriptional regulator, whose translation MDILEEVFESIRVIKASYLVHEVKAPWSIKARCRGDVRFILVFENTCWIRTKKSPEGIQLLSGDMFLLFSDDDYILSDEQERLPTEFENLCLLEQDGNRLRYGGDGDAALVITGFFNLDYNLDLLIKILPSEMHLPVCRVRCRAFRSIFELMMVESENHLIGSQAIVDRLCEIFFVYALRSYSIDFRDSLSGWLAASLDENLKDVMIGIHQDIGYKWTVGTMAEKAGMSRSAFASRFKLVVGLSPLEYLTRWRVHKAGLLFQKNNMSIAEVAHSVGYESESAFSKVFKEACGVTPGEFKRNYKKGKVVTEELLLVEPDVPVI comes from the coding sequence GTGGACATTCTGGAAGAAGTTTTCGAATCCATTCGTGTAATTAAGGCGTCCTACCTTGTTCATGAGGTAAAAGCGCCATGGTCGATAAAAGCCAGGTGTAGAGGAGATGTTAGGTTTATCCTGGTATTTGAAAATACATGCTGGATACGTACAAAAAAATCTCCAGAAGGCATCCAACTCTTGAGTGGCGATATGTTTCTGCTCTTTAGCGATGATGATTACATCCTTTCTGATGAGCAGGAAAGATTGCCGACGGAATTTGAAAACTTATGTTTATTGGAGCAAGATGGAAATCGTCTGAGGTATGGCGGAGATGGTGATGCAGCTTTAGTCATTACTGGCTTTTTTAATTTGGATTATAATCTTGATTTACTCATTAAGATTCTTCCCTCTGAAATGCACTTACCGGTATGCCGGGTTCGTTGCCGGGCCTTCCGAAGTATTTTTGAACTAATGATGGTGGAGTCTGAAAACCATTTGATCGGCTCTCAGGCCATCGTTGACAGGCTTTGTGAGATATTTTTTGTCTATGCTCTAAGAAGTTATTCTATCGATTTCAGGGACTCACTTTCAGGTTGGCTTGCAGCTTCTCTTGATGAAAATCTAAAAGATGTGATGATCGGCATTCATCAGGATATAGGTTATAAATGGACGGTCGGGACGATGGCCGAAAAAGCTGGTATGTCCCGTTCAGCATTTGCTTCGCGCTTTAAGCTGGTCGTGGGGTTGTCTCCGTTGGAATATTTAACGAGATGGCGTGTGCATAAGGCAGGACTTCTATTTCAGAAGAATAATATGAGTATCGCCGAAGTCGCTCACAGTGTTGGTTATGAGTCAGAAAGTGCTTTCAGTAAAGTCTTCAAAGAGGCCTGTGGTGTGACTCCAGGTGAATTCAAACGAAATTATAAAAAGGGAAAAGTGGTTACTGAAGAATTGCTTCTTGTGGAGCCAGATGTTCCTGTGATTTAG